The proteins below come from a single Eubacterium limosum genomic window:
- a CDS encoding ABC transporter ATP-binding protein has translation MIIFEDVCFSYGRDKKEVDLDSLNLTIADGEIILLCGESGCGKTTVTRLINGLIPHYYEGVLSGSVVVNGLDVRSAPLYETAKMVGSVFQNPRSQFFNVDTTSELVFGCENLGLPEDEIYRRLKNTTEAFGLNSLCGRNIFKLSGGEKQKIACGSVAALYPEVMVLDEPSSNLDTAAIKELRRVIRRWKAQGKTIVVAEHRLYYLEGLADRVVCMKKGRIDKTYTGREFYRLPNSRLEEMGLRALSMSGLSEIKVAGLSDEKTMRLERFQFAYPHCPPALSIGQADVPERGVIGIIGHNGAGKSTFARSLCGLQKKDKGIVRYKGTALKSKKRLSACYMVMQDVNHQLFTESVLDEVLLSMKQEAPERAASILESLDLLVYKEKHPMALSGGQKQRVAVASAIASQREIIVFDEPTSGLDLRHMREVSSDIRGLSEQGKTVFVVTHDPEFILSCCTHILHIDQGRLVGNYPLSAAGRDRMLSFFLKNSEDGEGGRHHAF, from the coding sequence ATGATTATATTTGAAGACGTATGTTTTTCTTACGGGCGGGACAAAAAAGAGGTTGATTTGGACAGTCTCAACCTTACCATCGCCGATGGTGAAATCATTTTATTGTGTGGTGAATCGGGATGCGGCAAAACAACAGTGACCCGGCTGATCAACGGCTTAATCCCGCATTACTACGAGGGTGTTCTGTCCGGCAGTGTCGTGGTTAACGGCCTGGATGTAAGGAGTGCTCCTTTGTACGAAACAGCAAAAATGGTCGGATCTGTGTTCCAAAATCCCCGGTCGCAGTTTTTTAATGTGGATACCACCAGCGAGCTGGTCTTTGGCTGTGAAAATCTGGGCCTGCCAGAGGATGAGATATACAGACGGCTGAAAAACACCACCGAAGCCTTTGGGCTTAATTCGCTTTGTGGCAGGAATATTTTTAAGCTTTCAGGCGGCGAAAAGCAGAAGATTGCCTGCGGGTCTGTGGCGGCGCTGTACCCGGAGGTCATGGTTTTGGATGAGCCTTCATCCAATTTGGATACCGCTGCCATAAAGGAGTTGAGAAGAGTCATCCGCCGGTGGAAAGCGCAGGGAAAGACCATTGTGGTGGCAGAGCACCGATTGTATTATCTGGAGGGCCTGGCGGACAGGGTGGTCTGTATGAAAAAAGGCCGGATTGACAAGACCTACACAGGTCGGGAATTTTACAGGCTGCCGAACAGCAGACTGGAGGAGATGGGTCTGAGGGCACTTTCTATGTCTGGTCTTTCAGAAATAAAGGTGGCCGGACTCAGCGACGAGAAGACCATGCGGCTTGAGCGGTTTCAGTTTGCCTATCCCCATTGTCCGCCGGCGCTGTCCATCGGACAGGCCGATGTGCCAGAGCGTGGTGTTATCGGTATCATCGGCCATAACGGCGCGGGTAAGTCCACCTTTGCGCGGAGCCTTTGCGGCCTGCAGAAAAAAGATAAAGGGATTGTACGCTATAAAGGTACAGCGCTTAAATCTAAAAAACGGCTGTCGGCCTGCTATATGGTTATGCAGGATGTCAACCACCAGCTTTTTACTGAGAGCGTGCTGGACGAGGTGCTGCTCTCTATGAAGCAGGAGGCACCGGAACGGGCAGCTTCCATCCTGGAGTCCCTCGACCTGCTGGTCTATAAGGAAAAACACCCCATGGCGTTGTCGGGCGGACAGAAGCAGCGTGTCGCGGTGGCCTCAGCCATCGCCTCACAGCGGGAGATTATTGTTTTTGATGAACCGACCAGCGGGCTGGATCTTCGGCACATGCGTGAGGTATCCAGCGATATACGCGGCCTTTCAGAGCAGGGCAAAACAGTCTTTGTTGTCACCCATGACCCTGAGTTTATCCTGTCCTGCTGTACGCATATCCTTCATATCGACCAAGGCAGGCTGGTGGGAAATTACCCCCTTAGCGCAGCAGGGAGGGACAGGATGCTTTCTTTCTTTTTAAAAAACAGTGAGGACGGGGAAGGAGGCAGACACCATGCATTTTGA
- a CDS encoding ABC transporter ATP-binding protein, giving the protein MVKTLLGQVKQYKKASLLTPLFTALEVVMEVLIPWVTSLIIDRGIEAGNIQQVYFYGGIMVIMAMASLIFGILAGKYAASASSGLACNLREGMYENIQRFSFSNIDKYSTAGLVTRLTTDVTNVQNAYQMILRMCTRAPLMLISAMVMCFFINTRLSLVFVAAIVVLGLALALIILKTIKIFDQVFKKYDTLNESVQENVSAIRVVKAYVREDYENTRFTRAATNLYRLFVKAEGILAFNNPVMMFVIYGCILGISWLGAQMIVVGSLTTGELTAMFSYIMNIMMSLMMLSMIFVMVTMSLASCRRIAEVLEEQADIKDPSRPLTAVESGSIDFEQVHFSYKKGSGKETLSDINLHIRAGETIGIIGGTGSGKSSLVNLISRLYDVTDGKVLVGGRDVRDYELDALRNQVAVVLQKNVLFSGSILDNLRWGNEQATLEECKHACKLACADTFIEQLPDKYDTVIDQGGTNVSGGQKQRICIARALLKKPKVLILDDSTSAVDTATDARIRSAFISEIPGTTKLIIAQRISSVEDADRVLVMDEGRVNAFDTPDNLMKTNAIYQEIYASQVNGGGDFDEGSMEMEAVS; this is encoded by the coding sequence ATGGTAAAAACACTTTTAGGGCAGGTGAAGCAGTATAAAAAGGCTTCGCTGCTGACGCCCTTATTTACAGCCCTGGAGGTGGTGATGGAGGTTTTGATCCCCTGGGTCACATCACTTATCATCGACCGGGGCATTGAGGCTGGAAACATACAGCAGGTTTATTTTTACGGAGGGATCATGGTGATCATGGCCATGGCAAGCCTGATCTTTGGTATTCTGGCGGGCAAGTACGCGGCCAGCGCGTCCTCAGGCCTGGCCTGCAATCTGAGGGAGGGGATGTATGAAAATATCCAGCGCTTCTCCTTCTCAAACATCGACAAGTACAGCACGGCCGGGCTGGTCACGCGGCTTACAACAGACGTTACCAATGTGCAGAACGCCTATCAAATGATCCTGCGCATGTGTACCCGCGCGCCGCTGATGCTCATCAGCGCCATGGTCATGTGCTTTTTCATTAATACCCGGCTGAGCCTGGTCTTTGTGGCAGCTATTGTGGTTCTCGGCCTGGCTCTGGCATTGATTATTTTAAAGACCATTAAAATTTTTGACCAGGTTTTTAAAAAATACGACACCTTAAACGAGAGCGTCCAGGAAAATGTATCTGCCATACGGGTGGTCAAGGCCTATGTCCGGGAGGACTATGAAAATACACGCTTTACCAGGGCAGCCACTAACCTGTATCGGCTTTTTGTTAAAGCGGAGGGCATCCTTGCCTTTAACAACCCAGTAATGATGTTTGTTATTTATGGCTGCATCCTTGGGATTTCCTGGCTTGGCGCTCAGATGATCGTTGTCGGCAGTCTGACAACCGGCGAGCTGACCGCTATGTTCAGCTATATCATGAATATCATGATGTCCCTGATGATGCTGTCCATGATCTTTGTGATGGTGACAATGAGCCTGGCCAGCTGCCGTCGTATTGCCGAGGTGCTGGAGGAACAGGCCGATATTAAGGACCCGTCGCGTCCACTGACAGCTGTGGAAAGCGGCAGTATTGATTTTGAACAGGTCCATTTTTCCTATAAAAAGGGTAGTGGTAAGGAAACCCTTTCAGACATTAACCTTCACATCCGCGCCGGTGAGACAATTGGCATTATCGGAGGCACAGGCAGCGGCAAGTCGAGTCTGGTTAATCTCATCAGCCGACTTTATGATGTGACTGACGGCAAAGTGCTGGTAGGGGGCAGAGATGTCCGGGATTATGAGTTGGATGCCCTCAGAAACCAGGTGGCTGTGGTGCTTCAGAAAAACGTGTTGTTTTCAGGGTCGATTTTGGATAATCTGCGCTGGGGCAATGAACAGGCGACGCTGGAGGAATGTAAACATGCCTGTAAGCTGGCCTGTGCCGATACTTTTATCGAGCAGCTGCCCGACAAATACGACACGGTTATTGACCAGGGCGGTACCAATGTTTCCGGAGGACAGAAGCAGCGTATCTGCATTGCGCGGGCGCTCCTGAAAAAGCCAAAGGTGCTCATCCTGGACGACTCTACCAGTGCGGTGGATACCGCTACAGATGCCCGGATACGAAGCGCCTTTATCAGCGAGATTCCAGGAACGACCAAGCTGATTATCGCCCAGCGTATCTCCAGTGTCGAAGACGCTGACCGGGTTCTGGTGATGGACGAGGGACGTGTCAACGCTTTTGACACGCCGGATAATCTGATGAAAACAAATGCCATCTATCAGGAAATTTACGCCTCCCAGGTAAACGGCGGCGGAGATTTTGATGAGGGCAGTATGGAAATGGAGGCGGTGAGCTAA
- a CDS encoding ABC transporter ATP-binding protein, producing MNKIKKDGLSIKALGRILAMIVKNYKATTVVVLLCIFGSTLITVKGTLFMQTLIDDYIIPLTGAANPDFGPLATALVRLACMYLIGVGLAFAYNRIMVNVSQGTLKKLRIKLFTHMESLPIKYFDTHAHGDIMSVYTNDVDTLRQLISQSLPQIIQSIVSIVTTFVSMLFLDIPLTMVTLAMTVVMLAATSKLGGKSGAYFAAQQRDLGNVNGYIEEMMSGQKVVKVFCHEEKSLEGFRERNDHLRESANSANKFANILMPVNANLGNISYVLCAIVGAVLALSGSVSLTLGTLVSFLTLNKSFTQPITQVSQQLNSIVMALAGADRIFNLLEEKPESDDGYVELVNAVEQPDGSLCESTERTGLWAWKHPHRAEGTVTYKRLEGEVTFNGVDFGYDDIHMVLHDIRLFAKPGQKIAFVGSTGAGKTTITNLINRFYDIQDGKIRYDGININKIKKADLRRSLGIVLQDTHLFTGTVMDNIRFGRLDATDEDCVAAAKLANADGFISRLPDGYQTMLTGDGGSLSQGQRQLLSIARAAVADPPVLILDEATSSIDTRTEAMVQEGMDRLMKGRTTFVIAHRLSTVRNADCIMVLENGHIIERGTHDELIAEEGKYYELYTGNFAEEAA from the coding sequence ATGAACAAAATTAAAAAAGATGGTCTGAGCATAAAGGCTCTTGGCCGTATTCTGGCAATGATTGTCAAAAATTACAAAGCAACCACAGTGGTGGTGCTTTTATGTATTTTTGGCTCGACTCTGATCACAGTCAAAGGAACCCTGTTTATGCAGACCCTGATTGATGATTATATTATCCCCCTGACCGGAGCCGCCAATCCTGATTTCGGACCGCTGGCCACAGCGCTCGTTCGTCTGGCTTGCATGTACCTCATTGGTGTGGGGCTGGCATTTGCCTATAACCGCATCATGGTTAATGTGAGCCAGGGGACCCTTAAAAAGCTCAGAATCAAGCTTTTTACCCATATGGAGTCGCTGCCCATCAAATATTTTGATACCCATGCTCACGGCGATATCATGTCGGTTTACACCAACGATGTCGATACCCTCCGCCAGCTCATCAGCCAGAGCCTGCCGCAGATTATCCAGTCGATTGTCAGCATTGTTACCACCTTTGTGAGTATGCTGTTTCTGGACATCCCCCTGACAATGGTGACGCTGGCCATGACGGTGGTTATGCTGGCCGCAACCTCAAAGCTCGGCGGAAAATCAGGCGCTTATTTTGCGGCGCAGCAGAGGGATCTGGGCAATGTGAACGGCTATATTGAGGAGATGATGAGCGGTCAGAAGGTCGTCAAGGTTTTCTGCCATGAGGAAAAAAGTCTGGAAGGCTTCAGGGAACGCAATGACCATCTCCGTGAGAGCGCCAACAGCGCCAATAAGTTCGCCAATATTCTCATGCCTGTCAACGCGAATCTGGGCAATATCAGCTATGTGCTGTGTGCCATTGTGGGCGCGGTGCTGGCCTTGAGCGGCAGTGTAAGCCTGACTCTGGGAACACTGGTGTCCTTCCTCACGCTGAACAAAAGCTTTACCCAGCCCATCACCCAGGTCAGCCAGCAGCTTAACAGCATTGTCATGGCTCTGGCAGGGGCTGACCGTATCTTCAACCTTCTGGAGGAAAAGCCAGAGTCTGATGACGGCTATGTCGAGCTGGTTAATGCGGTTGAACAGCCAGACGGCTCCCTTTGCGAGAGCACAGAGCGTACAGGCCTCTGGGCGTGGAAACACCCGCACAGAGCAGAAGGCACTGTTACCTACAAACGGCTGGAAGGAGAGGTTACCTTCAATGGCGTCGATTTTGGCTACGACGATATCCATATGGTATTGCATGACATAAGGCTTTTTGCCAAACCGGGGCAGAAGATTGCCTTTGTGGGCAGTACCGGCGCAGGAAAGACGACCATCACCAATCTGATCAACCGCTTCTACGACATACAGGACGGGAAAATACGCTATGACGGTATTAACATCAACAAGATTAAAAAGGCCGATCTGCGGCGCTCACTGGGCATTGTTCTGCAGGATACCCATCTTTTTACAGGCACAGTCATGGACAATATCCGCTTTGGACGGCTGGATGCCACCGATGAGGACTGCGTCGCTGCTGCGAAACTGGCCAATGCCGACGGCTTTATCAGCCGGCTTCCGGATGGCTACCAGACCATGCTCACCGGCGACGGTGGCAGCCTGAGCCAGGGACAAAGACAGCTTCTGTCCATTGCCAGAGCTGCGGTTGCCGACCCGCCGGTTCTCATTCTGGACGAGGCTACCAGTTCTATCGACACCCGTACTGAGGCCATGGTACAGGAGGGAATGGATCGCCTGATGAAGGGCAGAACCACCTTTGTTATCGCTCATCGCCTCTCAACTGTCCGCAATGCAGACTGTATCATGGTACTGGAAAACGGCCACATTATTGAGCGAGGTACCCACGATGAGCTCATCGCCGAGGAGGGGAAGTATTATGAGCTCTATACTGGAAACTTTGCCGAGGAGGCAGCCTGA
- a CDS encoding LysR family transcriptional regulator has protein sequence MNSTQLECFMQVAENLNFARAAEALHITQPSVTHQIHTLETELNVKLFHRTTRSVSLTQAGLSFFTDAKNILSLMKISKMRLHDDNADKLSFFAMGFHSKMELSFLPDIIKEMKRQVPLLHPIIKMVPFHALANLLTDETIDVMFEFKNEKTDKLRLNYVELTKASIACVLQKDHPLARQPSVTPADLKDLSIVLCQPPVPVFSDISAFQQKEASNFSPANSYFSENIDEACTLVKAGLGFSLLPDLLPSRDPELAYIPYGPSSEVSYGVYYKGKKKDPLLKLFIELTKDRFSQ, from the coding sequence ATGAACAGTACACAGCTCGAATGCTTTATGCAGGTCGCAGAGAACCTGAACTTCGCCCGGGCAGCGGAAGCTCTGCACATCACTCAGCCCTCAGTCACCCACCAGATCCATACCCTCGAGACAGAGCTAAATGTAAAGCTCTTTCATCGCACTACGCGCTCCGTATCCCTGACACAGGCCGGACTGAGTTTTTTTACCGACGCCAAAAACATCCTGTCCCTCATGAAAATCTCAAAAATGCGGCTTCACGATGACAACGCGGACAAGCTCTCCTTTTTCGCCATGGGATTCCACAGCAAAATGGAGCTCTCCTTTCTTCCCGATATTATTAAGGAAATGAAGCGACAGGTTCCGCTGCTGCACCCCATTATCAAAATGGTCCCTTTCCACGCCCTTGCCAATCTCCTGACCGATGAAACCATTGACGTCATGTTTGAATTTAAAAACGAAAAGACAGATAAGCTCCGTCTCAACTATGTCGAGCTGACCAAAGCATCCATCGCCTGTGTCCTGCAAAAAGACCACCCCCTTGCCAGGCAGCCGTCTGTTACCCCGGCTGATCTTAAAGATCTTAGCATTGTGCTCTGCCAGCCGCCAGTGCCGGTATTTTCGGATATTTCGGCCTTTCAGCAAAAGGAGGCATCCAATTTCTCACCGGCCAATTCCTACTTTTCTGAAAATATTGACGAGGCCTGCACCCTCGTAAAGGCCGGGTTGGGCTTCTCCCTTCTGCCCGACCTGCTGCCAAGCCGTGACCCTGAGCTTGCCTACATTCCATACGGCCCGTCCAGCGAGGTTTCCTATGGCGTGTATTATAAGGGAAAGAAAAAAGACCCGCTGCTCAAGCTTTTTATTGAGCTCACAAAGGACAGGTTTTCCCAATAA
- a CDS encoding energy-coupling factor transporter transmembrane component T, with translation MAKARTNADVSGGLSLDPRTKMLLVITVSTVVIGGGNGGVMNFVKPALTLVPFMLLLASKKRGAAFVYLATYTAAFCGELFLVPVTTGFLNFIIVATCGLFARFMPGIMMGYFLVNTTTVSAFMAAMARMRVTPKLSIPMSVIFRFFPTVREEYGAIGDAMRMRGIRFGGGKAGAMLEYRLVPLMMSCVKIGEELSAAALTRGLGAPVPRTNICRIGFRLADILAIVLCVGSLAAFVLNKFALL, from the coding sequence ATGGCAAAGGCGCGTACCAACGCGGATGTGTCTGGCGGTCTGTCGCTTGATCCAAGGACAAAAATGCTTCTGGTTATCACTGTTTCCACGGTTGTTATCGGTGGGGGGAATGGTGGTGTCATGAATTTTGTCAAGCCGGCCCTCACACTGGTTCCCTTTATGCTGCTGCTGGCCTCAAAAAAGCGGGGGGCGGCTTTTGTGTATTTAGCAACTTACACGGCGGCCTTCTGTGGCGAACTGTTTTTGGTGCCTGTCACCACAGGTTTTTTGAATTTTATCATCGTTGCGACCTGCGGCCTGTTTGCCCGGTTTATGCCCGGGATCATGATGGGGTATTTCCTGGTAAATACCACCACGGTCAGCGCCTTTATGGCAGCTATGGCCCGGATGCGCGTTACCCCGAAATTATCCATCCCAATGTCGGTTATATTTCGCTTTTTCCCAACAGTCCGGGAAGAGTACGGAGCCATCGGAGACGCTATGCGGATGCGGGGTATCCGCTTTGGCGGCGGCAAGGCAGGCGCCATGCTTGAATACCGTCTGGTGCCTCTTATGATGTCTTGTGTGAAGATCGGAGAGGAGCTTTCGGCAGCCGCTCTGACAAGGGGACTAGGCGCACCTGTGCCGCGGACAAATATTTGCCGGATTGGTTTCCGGCTGGCCGATATTCTGGCCATTGTTCTGTGCGTTGGCAGTCTGGCGGCATTTGTTTTGAATAAATTTGCGCTTCTGTGA
- a CDS encoding trimethylamine methyltransferase family protein gives MKLNYSIGTDQEIERIHEESLKILSEVGVVFHCEEAIEIFKNYGAKVENDIVYIDKKMVDEALASVPRTFDWYGRDGDKITVGDGKTKNVPAYGPIYVLKEGKYEKASHEHLVNFHKLHETSKIMDVSNPNVIDVSYIPPDIRERYRLGVALEYCTKPMMGLVEGKEVAEESLEMMRRFYGVEHLSDKIIAAGLIDTMGPMRLSTSMAEALITYSRSGQALIICSGQTLGITAPQSMAGTFILGNAMILASIVLSQIVRPGTPVVYCGKFDSADMRLSSGAAYGGIESLWSAATSARMARYYNVPLHTGAGNTDSKLMDYQAGAETFMNLFSAYALDTDCLVHACGTLDSFNSIGYEKYILDEEKIESLEHLKQGYEVNEKTVMFDSIKKTGPSGQHFERTQKSYRTDFIMPKLSIRDNHNSWIQAGCPSAESLATEVWKKRLEEYVKPDFNKEQRSILENLLPEKYR, from the coding sequence ATGAAGCTAAACTATTCGATAGGAACAGACCAGGAAATTGAAAGGATTCACGAGGAGAGCCTGAAAATTTTATCAGAGGTCGGTGTGGTTTTTCACTGCGAGGAGGCCATTGAAATTTTCAAGAATTATGGCGCAAAGGTCGAGAATGATATTGTCTATATCGACAAAAAAATGGTCGACGAAGCCCTCGCGTCAGTACCGCGTACCTTTGACTGGTATGGACGTGACGGTGATAAGATCACTGTGGGTGATGGAAAAACAAAAAATGTTCCAGCTTACGGGCCCATTTATGTCTTAAAGGAAGGCAAATATGAAAAGGCAAGCCATGAGCATCTGGTGAATTTTCACAAGCTCCATGAAACCAGTAAAATAATGGATGTGTCAAACCCTAATGTCATTGACGTATCCTACATTCCGCCAGATATCAGAGAAAGATACCGCCTTGGCGTGGCTCTTGAATACTGCACCAAACCGATGATGGGGCTGGTTGAGGGCAAGGAGGTGGCAGAAGAAAGCCTTGAAATGATGCGCCGTTTTTATGGTGTAGAGCACCTGAGTGATAAGATCATTGCTGCCGGTTTAATCGATACAATGGGGCCGATGCGTCTCTCAACCTCGATGGCAGAGGCTCTGATCACCTACTCGCGCAGCGGGCAGGCGTTGATTATCTGCAGCGGGCAGACACTTGGTATCACTGCGCCGCAGTCGATGGCGGGTACCTTCATTTTAGGTAACGCCATGATCCTGGCATCCATTGTGCTGTCACAGATTGTGCGGCCAGGGACACCGGTAGTCTATTGCGGGAAATTTGATTCTGCCGACATGCGTTTGTCCTCCGGGGCGGCCTACGGGGGCATTGAGAGCCTTTGGAGCGCGGCGACATCGGCGCGGATGGCGCGTTATTATAATGTGCCTTTACACACTGGCGCGGGCAATACAGACTCCAAGCTCATGGACTACCAGGCAGGTGCAGAGACCTTTATGAACCTGTTTTCGGCCTATGCGCTGGATACAGACTGCCTTGTGCACGCCTGCGGTACGCTGGACTCCTTTAATTCCATCGGCTATGAAAAATATATTTTAGACGAAGAAAAGATTGAATCACTGGAGCATCTGAAGCAGGGCTACGAGGTTAATGAAAAGACTGTGATGTTTGACTCCATCAAAAAGACTGGCCCCTCCGGCCAGCATTTTGAGCGGACACAAAAGTCCTACCGTACTGATTTTATCATGCCGAAGCTTTCGATTCGGGATAACCATAACAGCTGGATACAAGCCGGCTGTCCGTCGGCAGAATCGCTGGCGACAGAGGTTTGGAAGAAACGCCTGGAAGAGTATGTCAAACCCGACTTTAACAAGGAGCAGAGAAGTATTCTGGAAAACCTGCTGCCCGAAAAATACCGTTAG
- a CDS encoding MFS transporter produces the protein MKRQRIRSVLQFIVLCSGGNAIYYVVYMRSSYYNAFLEAFTMTNEQFGVLFSCYAWVATLTYFLGGIVADKFSPRKLLTISFLGTGLLNLWFGTFPPYNVAIVIYALLGITTTLTFWAALIKATRQFGRNVGSESKAYGGREAGASFFEVLVGTFAAWMFTHFVSLSMGLRFVIFLYGGILIFLAAASWFVFTDDLENDEIINNEKPWKIILQCLKNVDIWLIAIIALGGYTIGSTIGSYGSSIANLNFGASVSSMAFIGMLTAYFKPVGALASGFFGDRMGASKSMLWLVILLIICALAIGYIPNGGASLYLFIIVFIIEIILTGAVRGQLYAPMNEADIPMKFSGTAIGLISTVAYASDAFLPPVIGKLLDTYPSDMAYRYVMLMQVGFGIMAVAALIVFMKRNRERIRLLAEEEQKKRKKN, from the coding sequence ATGAAAAGGCAGAGGATCAGAAGTGTTTTGCAGTTTATAGTATTGTGCTCTGGCGGAAACGCGATCTATTATGTGGTTTACATGCGGAGCAGCTATTACAATGCTTTTCTAGAAGCTTTCACGATGACGAATGAGCAGTTCGGTGTTTTATTCAGCTGTTATGCATGGGTAGCGACTCTGACATACTTTCTGGGTGGCATTGTGGCTGATAAATTTTCACCGCGAAAACTTCTGACAATTTCTTTTCTGGGAACAGGCCTGCTGAACCTTTGGTTCGGCACCTTTCCACCCTACAATGTTGCAATTGTGATCTATGCGTTGTTGGGGATCACTACAACACTCACCTTTTGGGCCGCTTTAATTAAAGCGACAAGACAGTTTGGAAGAAATGTAGGCAGTGAAAGCAAAGCGTATGGGGGACGTGAGGCAGGGGCTTCGTTTTTCGAGGTGCTAGTCGGAACCTTTGCGGCTTGGATGTTCACACACTTTGTATCGCTGTCCATGGGACTGCGCTTTGTCATATTTTTATATGGCGGTATCCTCATATTTCTGGCTGCAGCGTCCTGGTTTGTCTTTACAGATGATCTGGAGAACGACGAGATTATTAATAATGAGAAGCCCTGGAAAATCATCCTGCAGTGCCTGAAAAATGTCGATATCTGGCTCATTGCCATTATCGCTCTTGGAGGCTATACCATCGGAAGCACCATCGGGTCCTACGGCAGCTCCATAGCCAATCTGAACTTTGGGGCTTCTGTGTCATCAATGGCCTTTATCGGCATGCTGACTGCTTATTTTAAGCCGGTTGGAGCTCTGGCCTCTGGATTCTTTGGCGACCGGATGGGCGCCAGCAAATCAATGCTGTGGCTGGTTATTCTGCTGATTATCTGTGCACTGGCGATCGGTTATATACCAAATGGCGGCGCAAGCCTGTATCTGTTTATTATTGTATTTATAATTGAGATTATATTAACGGGCGCGGTAAGGGGACAGCTCTACGCGCCGATGAACGAAGCGGATATTCCGATGAAGTTTTCGGGAACTGCCATTGGTCTTATCTCCACAGTCGCTTATGCGTCCGATGCTTTTTTACCGCCGGTGATCGGCAAGCTGTTAGACACTTATCCTTCAGACATGGCTTACCGGTATGTAATGCTGATGCAGGTGGGATTTGGCATTATGGCGGTTGCTGCGCTGATAGTATTTATGAAGCGTAACAGAGAACGCATACGGCTGTTGGCAGAGGAAGAACAGAAAAAGAGAAAGAAGAATTAA
- a CDS encoding MptD family putative ECF transporter S component, translating to MNNKLQAKDLINVGIFTAILLVICMGVAMIGYIPIFIPLLSVIVPFVGGIPFMLFLTRVRKFGMVLIMAAIIGIIMCLMGMGVWALITAPVSGLLAELVLKSGDYTSSRKGVLSYGVFSMWLIGNYIPIVVNRGSYFDMLVSGYGQEYANTLMAYIPDWSLLPLLAACFISGVLGALLGKSVLKKHFMKAGIV from the coding sequence ATGAATAATAAGCTTCAGGCAAAGGACCTGATTAATGTGGGCATTTTCACCGCCATTCTTTTGGTTATCTGTATGGGTGTAGCTATGATTGGCTATATTCCTATTTTTATACCGTTGCTCTCCGTGATCGTTCCCTTTGTGGGCGGGATACCCTTCATGCTGTTTTTGACAAGGGTTAGAAAGTTTGGGATGGTGCTTATCATGGCTGCCATCATCGGTATTATCATGTGTCTGATGGGCATGGGTGTGTGGGCGTTGATTACCGCGCCGGTTAGCGGTCTGCTGGCAGAACTGGTACTAAAATCCGGTGATTACACCAGTTCCAGAAAGGGTGTTTTAAGCTACGGTGTATTTTCCATGTGGCTTATCGGCAATTACATTCCCATTGTAGTCAACCGGGGAAGCTATTTTGATATGCTGGTTTCTGGATATGGACAGGAGTATGCCAACACGCTCATGGCCTACATTCCCGACTGGAGTCTTCTGCCGCTTCTGGCCGCCTGCTTTATCTCCGGTGTTTTAGGGGCTCTGTTGGGCAAGTCAGTGCTTAAAAAGCACTTTATGAAAGCAGGGATTGTCTGA